The following DNA comes from Geobacter sp..
GAAGGCGGAGATCCGGCCGGAAGCGCCTGTCGGCGGCGTTTACATCGGTAAGGTAACCATCGTCGACAGGGTGATCGATGCTGCCAGCAGTACCTTCGGCGTGCGGATCGAACTCCCCAACCCCAAGCTGAAGGTGCCCTCCGGCCTCAGGTGCAGGGTCCGTTTTCTTTAGCAGCAGACGCCCTGGGCGAAAAAAGGGGAGAACAGGGCTTTCCCCCGTCTCCCCGGATCTTTGTCAGTGGATCTTCCCCATCCAGCCCTGCAACCTGGTGCTACACAATCTTTGCGATGAGTGCCAGTGCCTCTGCCGCAATATCCTCGTCCGATTTTGCGGCAGAGATGATGCCGACCTTCTCCTTCGGCAGTTTCGACAGCTCCTCTTTGAAGCATGCAGCCTGCTGATGGATATCATCCGGCGTAAAGAAGCCCTCAATCCGCGATTCGAGCTTTTCGATGGCAACTGCCGGGTCAAGATCCAGGTAGATGGTCAGGTCAGGCGATACCTCGCCGCCGAAATTCAAGCCGCGGGCCCCGGCTTCCAGGCAGTTCAGGTCCTCGCGGAACCAGTCGTGCCCCTTTATCCTGGCATAGGCAATGGAGGAGAGCGTAAAGTTCTTGCACAGGACGATCTTACCGGACTGCAGCTCGTCGCGGATCACGGAGCAGGCCCGCGCCCTCGACGCCAGTTCATAAAAGAAATCGGCCCTGAACAGCCCGTACCGCCAGCCGCAGTCAAGGTCCTGTGCCCCCATGAGCATGGCGCGACCGGAATCCGGGCTGTCGATTTCATACACCTCTTTCCCCTGGCTGGTCAGTGCGTTCCGCAACTTTTCCGCCAGATTCACCGCAAGCTTTCCCGAACCATAGATCCCTTCGATGACGACCAGTTTCCCTTTTTTCATTGCCGCTCCTTCCGGTTAGTGCATGGACAGCCGTGCTTTGCCGCGATCTGTGCCGCTGACGGCTCCGAAGAATCCGGGGAAATAAACCGGACCGGATTCGCAGGTGCAGTGGCGTCCATAGTATTTTAGTGGAAATAACGAAATTTACTTTAGCTGAAAAAATGCATCTTTGCCAGCGATTAATGGGAGGAAAATCAGAAGATCAACGGGAGGCAGAGGGGTGGTTTCGCAGTGCTCACGCTGCAGGCGCGGTCGCAGCCCAGACGGTCTGCAGGAACGGGGCGTCATCGAGCCGGGTGATATTGTCGAAGAGGTTGAGCAGATGTTCGCGGACGAAGCGGTCGCCGGCAAAGGAGACGAAATCGGTCTCCCCCTCCCTCCCCTTGGGATGGACGACCAGGCTGCCGTTGCGATAGTCGGCCAGCTCGTTGGCTGCCATGCGGTCCTCGTAGTGATTGCCGTGAAACGAGGCGATCAGGAGCCCGCCCGGCCGGAGCAACCGCAGGATCTCGGTCACCCAGGCGTGGTGGAGCGGTTCGGCCAGATGGGAGAAGACGGCGCAGCAGTAGACCACGTCCATGCTGTTGTTGGCCAGGGTGAGCGGTGGGTGCATCCCGTGGGAGAGGAATTCCATATGGGGCAGGTTCTGCCGGCACCAGTCGATGGTGGCGTGGTGGCGGTCGGTGCCGATCAGGCGGGCAATGCCATTGTCCAGTTGCGGCAGGTGCTGGATGACCCGGCCCGGCCCGCAGCCCCACTCGCAGACGGCCAGGTTGCGGGCGTCGGTGTGGCTCCGGATCGTTTCAACGACGAATTGCGCATGCGCCAGGCCGGAATTGAGATAGAGACGGTAGTCGCAATGGTTCAGGGCGGTCGTGGAGAGGTCGCACGGCGGAAACCGGACCGCAGGGTTGTCCTGCCGCATCCGGCAGTTCTCCGACATGATTCCCTGTTTCGCTTTGTAGAGAAGCGTACGTCCCAGTTGCGCTGCGACGCGAAAAAAGACCTGCACCAGGTCGATCACTGCCTGCATCTATTGCCCCATGAAAAAAGGGCCGCCCATCAACCCCCTGATGGATTCGGCCCTTCTGCTGAATCTGATCCGTGGATACCCGTCAACGTGTTCTCACAAAATTGACAGAGACGGGCAAAGAAGTCAATCTTTCAGTAAGGAGAGCGTGGCAGCATGCTCTGCCTGCCCGCATCGGGCAGGAGATCCGCAGCTACAATCCGCACATCCCCTGTACCTTGCCGACCTTTCTCTGCATCTTGCCGGTGATCCGTTCGAATGTGCCCTTGGCTCCCAGTTTCCTGTTGGAACAGACAGAGCCGACGATCTCTTTGACCTTCCCTCTCATTTCGTGGAAGATCCCTCTGACCATAAACCGTGTGCTGACTCTCATGGTACACCTCCCTGCCGCGCTCGACTGCGCGGCCATGCAACATGCTCCTTCCCCTGCAGTAAAGGTTCTTTCTCCTGCTGTAATTATAGCAGACTTCCTGCATTTTAGGGGAAGACAATACGTGTTGGACCGGCTGCCCTCCTTGCGTTTTGGGCAAGGGGCCAGTATACTCCGGTACGTGACTGTTACGCCCCTGGATGGGGAGAACGGGCCGATTCATGGCTTCAGCCGATTCAAACAACCTTGCCTATGCGGTCAGGGCTGTGGTCCTTGTCGTGCTCGTGGCGGTGCTCGGCGTTATCGTCTGGCATGAGGCGCCACCCGAGCTGTTCGATCCGGGCTGGATCGAAGACTTCCTGAAAAGGGCTGGCTGGCTGGCACCGCTCATCTATATGTTTCTCCGGGTCATCGCCATTGTCGTGACCGTCGTGCCCAACGCTCCTCTCGATATCGCCGGCGGCATGCTCTTCGGGCCATTCTGGGGTACGGTTTACGCGCTCCTGGGGTCCGAAGCCGGTGCGATCGTCTGCTTTCTCCTTGCCCGTCAGCTCGGCCGGGAGGCGATCACCCGGCTTCTCCACCGGGAGATCACCTTCAGCAACCGGCTCGCCCGGCGCCAGCTTGCCTACATAGTCCTGTTCGCCCGCCTGGAGCCGGTATTCTCGTTCGCCCTCGTCAGTTACGGGGCCGGCCTGACGCGGATGTCGCTCCGCTCCTTTGCCCTCAGCACGCTGATCGGGATGACCCCCGGCACGATCATCCTCAACTACTACGGAAAGAGCTTCTTCACCGGCGGCATCCTGCTGCAGATTTCGCTCGGCCTGGCGCTGGTGGTGCTGCTGTTCGTGGTCCCGGTCTGGATCAAGCGGAAAAACCCGTGGGGGTGGTACGATAAATTGATGTAGGCGGGTGACGCCAGGGGTGAAAGGGGTGTTGACGGGGCGTGCTGGTACGGGGCGTCTGGATTGACACGGGCAAAAGCGTGGATAGCGGAGCTGATCGAGACAGGAAAGCTCAACCCGTTACAGCGGTTTTCGTGGAGCAGAGCGGCCAGGCAACCGGCTGCCTGGCGTGTTCAGTTTTCGGCAGTCTCTTCCTCAGCAGGGGATTCTTCGGGGGGTTCGTCAGTGGCAGTGCTCTTTTCCCGCTTGCGCTGCTGTTTTTCCTCGTTCTTTTTCTTCCGTTCCAATTCCTTTTGACGCTTTTGAAACGAGTAATTGGGTTTTGCCATAGGGTCACTCCTGTGCGAACGGGTTCTGGATCGGGATGATCCTGACGGGACAGGGACAGTGGTGCCTGCCGGGGGGGCGGCACCCGGAGCTGCCGAAACAAAAAAGCCCCGAGGACCACCCGGGGCTTTTGGGGTCTACAGGAGACGGGGTTAAACTCTGGTTACGTTTGCGGCCTGAAGCCCTTTCGGACCCTTGGTAACTTCAAACGTCACCCTATCGCCTTCGGCAAGGGATTTGAACCCATTACCCGTGATGGCGGAAAAATGGCAGAATACGTCTTCGCCATTTTCCTGCTCGAGAAATCCAAAACCCTTGCTGTCGTTAAACCACTTTACTGTTCCGTTTACCATGTGCGTACATTCTCCTGATACTTCCTGTTTAATTGTCCGGCCTCATGCCGAATCTTAGTGACAGTAACAGCTTTGTTCTATTGGAGTCAAGCTGATATATTCAATCTGTCACCATTTAAAAGAAATAGATTTTATTTCACTTTTTCCGATGTGACGCGCCGGCAGACCAGATATTGCATGGATCGGTGCTGCTGGCGGCACCGCTGCCGCATTCCGTAATCTGCGGGACGCTTCGGGCAGGATGCGCGTTTAACCGCACAGGAGCCGTTTTTTCCCTTCCTGGAACAGGACGTCGATCTTTTTGGGCAGAACGAGCTGCACGACACCGAGCCCGAACCGCGGGTGCAGCAGCAGCGTATTGATGCGGTAGGTGCCGTTCATGTCGTAGGGGACCGCCTGCTCCGGGTTGAAGGCTGCCTGCAGCTCCGCCCACTCGGCAGCGGCTGCGGCCGCCGAATTGGCTTTCGGCGCGCGGGTGGTCGCAGTCTTTTTCTGGGTAGGCTTGGCTGCGGCCGGCTCTTTGGCCGTCTTGACCGGGTGGTAGTTGTGGACGCCGTGGCAGGTGTTGCATTCGACGCGGACAATCTTTTCGCCGACCATGGCGACGATCGTATGGTTCATAAGTTTTCGGCAGCGGGTACACTGGGTTTCAACAATACTGCCTGCCGATAGCTGTCTGTACATGATATTCTCCCATTAATGGTGGTGCCCAACAAAAAAACCACAGGGGGGGTCCCTGTGGTCAGGTGTCGACCATATATAGCATGTTCCGGCTGGCGGGGCAATTGTTAAGGTAACATTCCCGGCAACGGCCCGATTCTGCAGCGAAAAAGGTTGCGATCTCCGGGTCGTGCCAGCAGGGGAGGCCCTGCCGGGCCAGAGATGCCGTCCGGTGGGGCAGAAGCGAGGAGAGACGACATGACGGCAGAGAATGTTGAAAGGGTTGCCCTGGTTACCGGCGGCGGCCAGGGGATCGGCAAGGGGATTGTACAGCGGCTGGTGCGGGACGGGATGCGGGTCATCGTTGCCGACATCGACGAGGAGGCGGCAGAGGAGACAGCTGCAGAGTATGGTGCTTCATGCATCGCCGTTGCTGTCGACGTCGCCGACGAGCAGGCCGTGGCAGGGGTGGTGCACCGGATCAGGGCGCGGTTCGGCCGCCTGGATGTCCTGGTCAACAACGCGGGGATTGCGATGCCCAATGCCGCCCCGGTGGAACAGCTGGAACTGGGAGACTGGAGCCGGGTCATTGCAACCAACCTCACTAGTGTCTTCCTCTGCAGCAAACATGCAATACCCCTTCTGCGAGCGGCCAGAGGCGCCATCGTCAACATTGCTTCCACCCGTGCCCTGCAATCAGAGGCCCATACCGAGGCGTACGTAGCCAGCAAAGGGGGGATCGTCGCCCTGACCCATGCCCTTGCCGTGAGCCTTGGTCCGGAGATCCGGGTGAACTGCGTCAGCCCTGGCTGGATTGCGGTCGATGCCTGGAGAAAGAGCGCCTGGCGCGAGTCGCCGGTTTTAAGCCCGCAGGATCATGCCCAGCACCCGGCTGGGCGGGTGGGGCAACCCGAGGATGTCGCTGCAATGGTCGCCTATCTGATTTCACCCCAGGCCGGCTTTGTTACCGGCCAGAATTTCGTGGTGGACGGAGGGATGACCCGGAAGATGATCTATGCCGAATCGCCGGTGCTGCCCGGTTAGCGGTTTCGCAATCCAAGCCGGGAAATGCGGGAAGACGCAATAGCCGCAGGAAGTGGTACACTCACAGACATGCTGACCCGTAGAGAATTTCTTGCATGCAGCGGCTCTGCTGCGGTCGCGCTCATGACCGGCTGTGTTGCCAGCCCTCCCCTGCCCAAGTCGGAGTTCACCGATTTTGGCGGCCCTGACCAGCCATACCTGGGGTTGGCAACCTCGCTCCTGCGTGAATACGACTATGCCGCCGAGGTGACGGGGACGCTCCCCGCGGCCCTGCGCGGGGTTTTGTACCGCAACGGTCCGGGGCTGTTCGACCGGGGAGGCTTGCGCAAGCGGAGTCTTTTGGACGGCGACGGGCTGATCCAGCGCTTTCATTTCCATGATGGCGGAGTCCGGTTTCGCTGCCGCTTCGTGCAGACCCCGAAATTCCGGGAGGAGGCAGCGGCGGGCCGCTTTCTCTTCCCCACCTGGAGCACCCTTGCCCCTGGCGGCATCTGGAACAACTTCTGGGGGCCGGGCCGCATCCGCAGCCAGGCCGGGGTAACGGTCTTCCCCTGGCAGGGGAGGCTCTATGCCTTCGACGAATCGTCCCTGCCGTTCGCACTCGACCCGGACACGCTGGAAACCCTGGGTGAGTCGAGGCTCGGCGTGCCGCCGGAGACTCCGGTGATCTTTGCGGCCCATGCCAAGCTCGATCCCGCCACTGGCGAATGGCTCCACTTCGGCATCCAGTATGGTCGCCGGGTTTCCCTGCACCTGACCTGCTTTGCACCCGACGGTCGGCTTTCCCGGCACCGGGTCGTCGAACTCCCCCGCTACGTCTATCTGCACGACTGGTTCGTCAGCAGCAGCCACGTGATGCTCAGCCTCCACCCCCTGGAGGTGGCGGTCTGGGGGCCGCTTCTGGGCATCCGGAGTATCCTCGATTCCCTGCGCTGGCATCCCGGAGAAGGGAACCTGTTGCTGGTGCTGCCGCGGGATCTGAGCGGGGAACCGCTCCGGCTCGCGACCGGGGCGGAGTTCATGTGGCATTCGGTCAATGCCTTCGAGCAGCGGGGAGAGTTGATCGCCGATTTCGTCGGCTATGCCAACCCCGACCACCTGGTGGGGCCGACGGCGGTCGTCCATTCGGTCATGACCGGTGGGAAGGGGGTGTTCCGGACCCCCGGCCTGCTCCGCCGTTACCGGATTGATCCCGGTGCCGGGCGGGTGAGCGCGGAAACGCTGGCAGAGGGGAATTTCGAGTGGCCGCGCATGGACGAGCGGCTGCGCTGCCGGCCGTACCGGTTCGTCTACCTCTGTGCGGCGAACCAGGGGGAGTTTTTCTGGTCGGCCGTGGAGCGGCACGACCTGCAGACGGGGAAGCGCTTACGCCATGATTTCGGCGCTGGCTGCTTCTGCACCGAGCCGGTCTTTGTCCCGCGGCCAGGCGTGGCGGATGAAGGGAGCGGCTGGGTGCTGACCGAGGTCTACGACAGCCGGACAAGGAGGAGCTTCCTGGCGGTGCTGGATGGGGAACGGCTGGCGGACGGGCCGGTGGCGCGGGTGATGCTTCGGCACCACGTGCCGTTCAGCTATCATGGCTGGTGGGTCGGGGTGGGATGATCCGGTGTGGTGCCTGCGGGCAATGCCGGCAGCAGCGCAGCCGCCGGCATTGCCCGCGGGCATCAGGGTTTCCTGATGGTGATGCAGAGGCACTCCCCTTCCGCATAGACCGTGTCGTTGCAGAAGATGCGGCCGTGCACCATGACCTTGCGCCCTTCTGCGGAGACGACCCTGCTCTCGACCGTCACCACCTTCTGCAAGGGGAGCAGGTTGCGGAAGCTGACGTTCAGGTTGCCGACCACGATGGGATAGCCTGCGGCCCATGCCGCCAGCCCCAGTGCCTCATCCATCACGGCTGCCACTGCGCCGCCATGGGCGCTGCCCGGAGGGCCTTCGGTCTCCGGGCCGAACCAGATGCGGGCATGGAGATGCTGTTCGGCGTCGCGATAGTAGCGGGCGCGGAAACGGTTGCCGTCCGGCTCGCCGGAAACGAAGCGGAGCGATTCGCCGACCAGCGACGGCGCGTCAAAGGGGACCCAGCTCGGTTCTCCGCCCAGGTCGACCGGCGGGCATGAAGTGGCGGTGATTTCTTCTGCAGATGCGTGTGTCACGGATCTTCTCCTTCGGGGATATCGTTCCCGGCTCGGGAACGGAAGGTGTTACCATAACAGACTCCCGCGGGAGAATAAAGGGGGTCTGTGCGGTGGGCGGGGAACGGGGCGAACGCTGCTTCCTGCAATGGTTTTCCTTGACTCGCAGCCGCCAATCCCACATCATGCCGCCATGGTCGGCCAAGCACCCATATCCCCCCTGAAACGCATCCACTATGGCTGGGTCATCGTCGCCATCGGGTCGCTGGTGCTCTTTTCCTGCTTCGGTCTTGCCCGCTACGCCTATGCCATGCTGATCCCGACCATGCAGACGGGACTCGATCTCTCCTACGACCGGATGGGCTTCATCGGCACCGGCAACTTCATCGGCTACCTGGTATCGGTGGTGCTGGCCCCGCCGGTCATGCGCCGCCTCAAGCCGAGGGCGACCATCGCTGCCGGACTCACACTCCTCAGTCTCTGCATGCTCGGGATCAGCGCCAGCACGGGCTTTGCGACCGCATTCTGCCTTTATGCGCTGGTCGGGTTCGGCAGCGGCTTTGCAAATATCCCGATGATGGCGCTGGTGACCTACTGGTTCCGGAGCGAGAGGCGGGGGAGGGCTGCGGGGCTGATCATCGGCGGCAACGGTGTCGGCATCATCCTGGCCGGGTTTCTCGTCCCCTTCCTGAACCGCGTCTATGGGGCGGATGGCTGGCGCTACGGCTGGCTGGTACTCGGCCTGCTCTGCCTGGCGGTTGCCGGAGTGGCGGCGCTCTTCCTGCGGAACAACCCCGGCGAGCTCGGGCTGGAGCCGATGGGCAAGCCGGTGCAGCCGGTCAGCGGGCAGTTTGTGGACCGCGAGAAGCGGGGGGACGGCGTCATCCTGCTCAGCCTGGGGATGCTCTACCTGGTGTTCGGCGCAACCTTCATGGTTTACGGGACCTTCATCGTCACGACCATGGTCAAGGAATACGGTTTCCCCGAGGCAAAGGCAGGGCTCTACTGGTCGTGGGTCGGGTTTTTCAGCCTCTTTTCCGGGGTGGGGTTTGGCGCCCTTTCCGACCGAATCGGCCGGAAGTGGGGACTGGCGCTGGTCTTCCTGGTGCAGTCCGCGGCGTACCTCCTTGCCGGGCTGAAGCTGGGGAATGCACCCCTGCTGCTCTCCATCGTGCTCTACGGGTTGGCAGTCTTTGCCATTCCGGCCATCATGGCGGCGGCGATCGGCGACTACCTCGGCCTCTCCCGCGCTGCCACTGCCTTTGCCACGGTGACGCTCTTCTTCGCCCTGGGCCAGTCCACCGGCCCGGCAACCGCCGGCCTGATCGCCAGGACCAGCGGCAGCTTCGGTAACGCCTACCTGCTGGCAGGGGTGCTCACCGCTGTCGCAGCCCTCTTTGCCGCCACCCTCCCCCATCCCCGCGCAGATCGCGAAGGGGCCTGACCCGCTCATTCCCTGGCAGGACTACCGCTCCCCCGCTTCAGCCTCTCCCAGATAGCGACCGAGGATCTCTGCCAGGTCTCTGAGCTGGAACGGCTTCTGGAGGCGGTCCGTAAACCCGTAATCGCCAGGGTGAGCCATGATCGGATCTGCGGCATAGCCACTGGCGGCAATCACCGTGATATCGGGGTAGAGAGAGCGAAGCTCGTCGATGATGGCACCACCGCCGGCACCTCCCGGCACGGTCAGATCGAGGATAACCGCTGCAAGGGGCACGCCCTTGGTTGCACAGACTTTCAGCATCTGGAGCGCCTCGATTCCATCCGTGGCTGTGATCACCCCGTAGCCGAGCATCTCCAGCATCTCTTCCTCCACCTCCCGCACGCTCTCCTCGTCGTCCATCACCATGATGCGGCCTTTGCCGCCCGCCATGACATTAGAAGCGCCGGGGGCTGGCGATTCCGCCTGATCGACCGCCGGGAGCAGGAGGGTGAAGGTGCTGCCGCTTCCCGGTGTCGATGCCGCTTCTATGCTGCCGTCATGCTGCTGCATGATCGAATGGCAGGTGGCAAGCCCCAGTCCGCTCCCATACTGCTTGGTCGTGAAAAAGGGGTCGAAGATGTGCGGCAGGATATCCGGCGGGATGCCGGTGCCGGTGTCCTGCAGCGTTATTTTGACGTAGCGCCCCGGCGGCAGGGCCGGGAGCCCCTCTTTCGGCAGCGTCACATTTTCTGCCATGATCACGATCTGGCCGCCGTCGGGCATGGCCTGCTTGGCATTGATCACCAGGTTTTCGATCACCTGGCCGATCTGGTTCTCGTCGATATTGCACCACCAGAGGTTGTCGGCGATCCGGTAGTCGCACCAAGCAGTGGAGCCTGACAGGGCGAAGGAGATGCTCTGCCGCAGCAACAGATCCACGGGGCAGGGCTTGCGGTTGGGGCTCCCCCCCTTGGCAAA
Coding sequences within:
- a CDS encoding methyltransferase domain-containing protein, producing the protein MQAVIDLVQVFFRVAAQLGRTLLYKAKQGIMSENCRMRQDNPAVRFPPCDLSTTALNHCDYRLYLNSGLAHAQFVVETIRSHTDARNLAVCEWGCGPGRVIQHLPQLDNGIARLIGTDRHHATIDWCRQNLPHMEFLSHGMHPPLTLANNSMDVVYCCAVFSHLAEPLHHAWVTEILRLLRPGGLLIASFHGNHYEDRMAANELADYRNGSLVVHPKGREGETDFVSFAGDRFVREHLLNLFDNITRLDDAPFLQTVWAATAPAA
- a CDS encoding CsbD family protein, with the translated sequence MRVSTRFMVRGIFHEMRGKVKEIVGSVCSNRKLGAKGTFERITGKMQRKVGKVQGMCGL
- a CDS encoding cold-shock protein, with protein sequence MVNGTVKWFNDSKGFGFLEQENGEDVFCHFSAITGNGFKSLAEGDRVTFEVTKGPKGLQAANVTRV
- a CDS encoding SDR family oxidoreductase, with the protein product MTAENVERVALVTGGGQGIGKGIVQRLVRDGMRVIVADIDEEAAEETAAEYGASCIAVAVDVADEQAVAGVVHRIRARFGRLDVLVNNAGIAMPNAAPVEQLELGDWSRVIATNLTSVFLCSKHAIPLLRAARGAIVNIASTRALQSEAHTEAYVASKGGIVALTHALAVSLGPEIRVNCVSPGWIAVDAWRKSAWRESPVLSPQDHAQHPAGRVGQPEDVAAMVAYLISPQAGFVTGQNFVVDGGMTRKMIYAESPVLPG
- a CDS encoding dioxygenase encodes the protein MTRREFLACSGSAAVALMTGCVASPPLPKSEFTDFGGPDQPYLGLATSLLREYDYAAEVTGTLPAALRGVLYRNGPGLFDRGGLRKRSLLDGDGLIQRFHFHDGGVRFRCRFVQTPKFREEAAAGRFLFPTWSTLAPGGIWNNFWGPGRIRSQAGVTVFPWQGRLYAFDESSLPFALDPDTLETLGESRLGVPPETPVIFAAHAKLDPATGEWLHFGIQYGRRVSLHLTCFAPDGRLSRHRVVELPRYVYLHDWFVSSSHVMLSLHPLEVAVWGPLLGIRSILDSLRWHPGEGNLLLVLPRDLSGEPLRLATGAEFMWHSVNAFEQRGELIADFVGYANPDHLVGPTAVVHSVMTGGKGVFRTPGLLRRYRIDPGAGRVSAETLAEGNFEWPRMDERLRCRPYRFVYLCAANQGEFFWSAVERHDLQTGKRLRHDFGAGCFCTEPVFVPRPGVADEGSGWVLTEVYDSRTRRSFLAVLDGERLADGPVARVMLRHHVPFSYHGWWVGVG
- a CDS encoding PaaI family thioesterase — translated: MTHASAEEITATSCPPVDLGGEPSWVPFDAPSLVGESLRFVSGEPDGNRFRARYYRDAEQHLHARIWFGPETEGPPGSAHGGAVAAVMDEALGLAAWAAGYPIVVGNLNVSFRNLLPLQKVVTVESRVVSAEGRKVMVHGRIFCNDTVYAEGECLCITIRKP
- a CDS encoding MFS transporter codes for the protein MVGQAPISPLKRIHYGWVIVAIGSLVLFSCFGLARYAYAMLIPTMQTGLDLSYDRMGFIGTGNFIGYLVSVVLAPPVMRRLKPRATIAAGLTLLSLCMLGISASTGFATAFCLYALVGFGSGFANIPMMALVTYWFRSERRGRAAGLIIGGNGVGIILAGFLVPFLNRVYGADGWRYGWLVLGLLCLAVAGVAALFLRNNPGELGLEPMGKPVQPVSGQFVDREKRGDGVILLSLGMLYLVFGATFMVYGTFIVTTMVKEYGFPEAKAGLYWSWVGFFSLFSGVGFGALSDRIGRKWGLALVFLVQSAAYLLAGLKLGNAPLLLSIVLYGLAVFAIPAIMAAAIGDYLGLSRAATAFATVTLFFALGQSTGPATAGLIARTSGSFGNAYLLAGVLTAVAALFAATLPHPRADREGA